TATTTGAGCATTAATATCTATTTCCCTTAATAAACACTTAAACATTTACAAGAAAGATGTATAGTGTAGATGATTTAGAGACAGTACACAGAGTCgttgtttttttctaaatggcTCACTGTTGAGAATAACATGCAAAAAATTTCATCTTACCATGAATCTTGTTCATGGTATATATTGAAAATTTAACTATCAAAATGCTGGACTTGTACAATtagaaattataatttatttaacactGAAGAACAAGAAAAGTTGGGGATGAAGTAGTGAAAGCAAATGCTAAGCCTTTCTCTAcagaggaaacacaaaaaagagaagacaacaaaaaaagaagagcaatggaaaacaaaaaagccaaaataaatatacCAGGATAAAATCTAACTAAATTGAGGGAATTTCTTCTCTGGGTCTTTGCTGATGttcaccatctccagtgacttctatttgggttgtttttagCTAGGTATATCATTGTTTTGATGGGCAATAGAACCATAATTCTAATAACAAAAGTAGGTCTTGACCCCTacatttctatgtattctttcccTGACAGTTCTTTCCTTTTGGAAATAGCTGTGGAAATGTTACCCTTCTCACAATGCTCATGAATCCTGGAAGTCTaagagaacatcttttttttttttcttagtttaatCATGTAAACTTTTGAGCTCTCgtttcttcatctataatatCAATATACCATAACATTAACACAATTCAATACTATGCTATTGCAAGTAGCTTACTAACACAAGAGTAGCACAGTTAAAATCATTTGTGTTTTCCAATTTCCTACTTACTATTTAAAGCTATAGCTTACTAAtcacctttcttttaaaattcttatattagaactgattcaaatgtattctttttaatggctgagtaatagtccattgtatacctgtggtggattcattttgatatatggcaaaaccaatacaatattgtatagttaaaaaataaaataaaaattaaaaaaaaagaagaaaaaaaagttcttataTTTTCCAAGTATATCTCAATATAGAAGAAATTTGAGTGTCTGTAGGTCTCACTAATTACTCACTAAACCATACTTGCTTACCTACCTCCtagctaaaatatatatttttgcttttgatatttttgacAACTGTGTATTagccatattttaaataatttatagttttcagttttaattttcatgtgctgcatcttttatatatatatatatatatatatatatatattattagcatgataatttttaaatgaaagcgaCCTCTGGTACATCAAAGAGATTTTAGAATAGATTTACCAGGCAGAGTTTCAAAAATCATATCATCAATGTAATTCCTTCAAGTTTGTCATTATTAATTAAATAGCTGATAAGTCAAGAACACTGTCAGACATAAGCCGCATCcttgtaaaatataaatgaatgttcCTGCTTTATAATGCCTGATGGCTATGTGCTTATTTTAGTAGATaaagccagtcagaatggtctcAGATAAAGTGCACACACAAGAAGTAAGAGCTATCATTGCAGAATATGGAAAGAAAGGCATGCTTTATTCTTGAAAAAGTTCTAATAGAAGAGTTGGGAAATTCCTGAAAAATGCATTACAGAATTTGGTGATGCCCTACCACTGAGAAAGTGGGATGCAAATATTTCTGCTtcagaattttgcttttttaataaaagtaaaacgCATAGATTTTGCTCTGCACACAAACAGATTCAAAATGAAAGTGCATAATTCTTAAAGATATCACTTTTATTTAAAGTTAAACCTTGAATTGTAACTTATGcttttatatttagaatttagCATACATATTCCCCATTAAACTTCAGTTATGTTGAGTCCAGGATATAAAATACTAGGCATTAATAGAGAATAGAAATCTTATGTACTATTAATTATTCCCCTAAATCCCTTTAATTTATagaaattatgaaacaaaaatgataaatgtCTAACTGTGCTATTTTCACAGATGGAACCTCAAAAATATCTAGTGAATGTGAATCTCACTTCAACGATGGGATTTGTTCTTTTGGGATTTTCTGACATTCCCAATCTCCAAATGTTTCTTTTTGTGATGTTTCTGTTTACCTATGTGATAACTCTGATGGGAAATGGCATCATTATTTTCATAACTGGGACAGACCAGACTCTCCAgacccccatgtactttttccttgGTAATTTTTCCTTCTTGGAAATCTGTTATGTGTCTGCCACTCTTCCTAGAATGCTCATAAACCTCTGGACTCAGAAAAGacatatttctttgtttgcttgtgCAACACAGATGAGTTTTGTTCTTATATTTGGAAACATAGAGTGCCTGCTTCTcacagtgatggcctatgaccgctacgtggccatTTGTAGCCCCCTGCACTATCCTCTGGTCATGAACCACAAGGTCTGTGTCCAGCTGGTGGCTGCCTGCTGGGTCACTGGCATTCCGATTGAGATAGGGCAGGCAAGCCAGATTTTCTCTCTGTCCTTTTGTAGGTCCCACCAAATCAATCACTACTTCTGTGACATCCCCCCGGTACTGAAGCTGGCCTGTGGGGACACGTTTCTGAACGAGATGCTGGTCTTTACAGTTGCTGTGCTGTTTGTCATGGTCCCTTTTCTGCTGATACTTGGCTCCTACGGTAGAATCACCTCCACCATCCTGAAGTTGCCATCGGCAACGGGAAGAGCAAAGGCTTTCTCCACCTGCTCATCTCATGTCATGGTTGTGACTTTATTCTTTGGATCTGCAATCGTTACATATTTACGACCTAAATCCAAAAATTCTTCCAGAACAGACAAATTTCTCTCACTTTTCTATACTGTTATCACCCCGATGTTTAACCCCCTGATATACACTCTGAGAAATAAGGATGTCTTGACAGCGTTAAGAAAACTTATACCTTAATGTAAAGCATTAGAGGCTtgatttaaattcattttctgttttcctatttaaTTTTGTCATTGTATAATCAGAAATAGTTTGCTTTTTCCACATGATTAATAgatttattatgtttattcatTCCTAGTCTTATTGTTTTATGCTGAATTTTCTAATATCAGGATTATATTATGGCGTCTTGCTGATAAGAAACTATGTATTTAGGCAATCTTATATTCAGTCCACAAATTTACTGGTGATTTGCAATATTATGAGaaaatatggtatcacttatcTACCTTTTCCCCTAAAACCATAGATATTTTTGTGCTTTCCTGTTCATATAACTaccatacactttttttttcttttcatgatgtTTTTAGATAGTACAGATGGCAAAACTTTGGAGAACAGCTGTTAAATAGCTATGTGCTTTTAACTTTAGACATTTTACCTTTCAACGACTTCAATTTGATCCTtctgtaagattaaaaacaaaactctgcaTAATGACCCTTGAATTTTGTAGTGTGGCACTAAATTTTtaccctctgcttctctctgaattCTTCTTTGTAGATATGCTTTGTTTATGTAGCCCAATCATGCTACTAGCATCTTGATAATTTGTTATCTTAATTTTTACTAATGCAAAAAACATTAATTCATGTTTGCTGTTTGGAGATATAAGATGTACAGGATTTAGTCATTTTGTGTCCATATAGTGTTATCCATTCTctaagaactctttttttttattcttttggtgaAGTacataattgaaattaaaataaaaatacgtAAACATGTAGTatatgccgggagccagcgtgaggaactccgccatggcaaaggtcatgaggaaggaggctcggcatacgcaaaggcgggatggagcctcaggagtcccctggaaattcttaagcatctacccccaaaaccagagtctgcctactttctgctttgtgctctcacctacacctctgactttacgggggctgtcccccaccacttctctctgaaaaaagagttaacttacagctccagttaataaagttcctgggcatgacaagagtgtttcaatgTTTCAACCtgcaaactcctttggaaatcctctagcctgcctgaataggttcttctggccacatgtgattgttcagagcctcccaactgtgagaggcatgagatattctaaactgtctaaatacagattcctttgagcagttaaaaggttgattagaaattgtattggtgaagggtttttcacttgttgggccaatgtttgctgctaagtttccatatcccttacctactgtgtccctggcagtgtattgattaatataattggtgtataggaatgtaaggagtagctttaatgtttgtaaccttggacccttgagttaattctttttcttgttatagcccaacacacctttgccctataggaatgcaactttatctaatgcttttggagggtggtgccttactttagaataatcacctttagagaaaaataagttttctgaagaaagaatcttaaaatgttgataggcccctggccagaagatgatgtaaatcacctaaacttttgcatataataagtgcaggaagaaagcctggcttcgattaggatcaaggactgctgtccttgcatgactccaccccttcccccattatcctctatgcacaacttaaggtataaaaactactttggaaaataaagtgcaggcttgttcactgaaacttgatctccccatgtcgttctttctcccaccttctggctgaattccgatctggaacgtggaggctcgtcaagcctactaactacgcctgggcttctaagatctgaccgaggaagccttagtgtctcctctccttcaggagaacgggaaggcgcctgcagcctacgtaggtgacccaaattccttattttggaattttattagctttccacgtaaaccaagttattcagcctcttttctccactgaattttctcactgagctatccttatttaaccattctttatatctttaattctattgtatcctgatcgccaaagccgtctcccctttgaaatccctggatccaccggggctggaccctggcaagtATATTATTTTCCCAAGTTTTTCTGGTTGTAAAGGATGATACTTGATAAGATAGAATCAttatattaaacaaaacaaataaaaaaaactattaaaaaaagatcttGTATTTCTTCAAATGGAAAGAGTTGAACTACAGACAGTACACTGGATCATTTTCAGTCGAAATGATTGGGAAATGATGCAATCTGaggaaggtttttttcttttatattttcttttaaatctttttcttattatattatgtgtttaaattgtttttcataaGACCATAATTCATCCATCAGCTAGTTCTCTTCTTTGAGTAGGTATCATGTCATCCAAAAAGACATCTAAAAAGCACACCAAAATTACAGCAATCATTTCAGAGGAGATAATGTGCAGATAACAGTCACAGATGACTACTGTGGGTATTACATATTACCCATTGAAAGGAATGAAGTGAAATTTAAAAGTTGATTTTGTAGCCATTTTAAAGTCCTCTGTTTCAATATTCTGTTACTTTACAGCAAATTATGTCCAAAATTTACAATTTAGAATAATATCATTCGATTGTATCCCGTACATTGTTAAGTACTGAGGCAGGGATCAGCTGCATGGTTGTTCTCTTCCATATAACATTGACTGTCATCAATAAAGAGAATTCATATGGTGACTGATTTGGTTTTCATGTCTAAAAAAGCTTCACATAACTATATCGTGTAGTTACAATGATgcattacagagaagaaaaatccaGTTTTCACTGAAATTTCATAATCTAGGGGAATAAACTGTAAATAGAcaaataataaagtaatttagcataaaagcataaaataaatcatACAGTAAAATGATCCACATTGAACTTGTAATATTCGAATGGTATTTAACTTAAGTTTGGGAAATAAGAAGTTAAAGAATGCTTTCAGTAAAGGATGAcactaaagtaattttttttaatctcaacaatagggctaacaaacacaattaaattaaaaaatattgaaacacaTCTTTCTGCAATTTGAACCAAGGAAAGggatttttctctcttacagtttttttttccccccaacattTTACTAGAGATACTAGCCTATacagtgaaaaaagagagagagagaaagaataaaatgtatatgtgaacattgtaaagtgttagtcactcagtcatgtctgactctttgcgacccagtggactatatcttgccaggctcctctgtctatggaattctccaggcaagaatactggagtgggtagccattta
This genomic window from Bubalus bubalis isolate 160015118507 breed Murrah chromosome 16, NDDB_SH_1, whole genome shotgun sequence contains:
- the LOC123464966 gene encoding olfactory receptor 10AG1-like is translated as MEPQKYLVNVNLTSTMGFVLLGFSDIPNLQMFLFVMFLFTYVITLMGNGIIIFITGTDQTLQTPMYFFLGNFSFLEICYVSATLPRMLINLWTQKRHISLFACATQMSFVLIFGNIECLLLTVMAYDRYVAICSPLHYPLVMNHKVCVQLVAACWVTGIPIEIGQASQIFSLSFCRSHQINHYFCDIPPVLKLACGDTFLNEMLVFTVAVLFVMVPFLLILGSYGRITSTILKLPSATGRAKAFSTCSSHVMVVTLFFGSAIVTYLRPKSKNSSRTDKFLSLFYTVITPMFNPLIYTLRNKDVLTALRKLIP